One Grus americana isolate bGruAme1 unplaced genomic scaffold, bGruAme1.mat scaffold_848, whole genome shotgun sequence genomic window, GTTCCTTAGTCCGCAGAGTGCAGATGCTGACAGCCCTTTTTCGTTAGGAGCGGATTCACCTGACAAAGCCAAACCCCAGGACTGGCCCCTGTCCCCCCCTGGTTCCCATGaacccactgctgcagagcagggctgactcCTCGGCAGCCAACGGGCAGAGgctctgctcctcacagcaaaaTCAGGCAGCACCAACCAGAGCTGCACCCATGGAAGTGTAGGAGGTCTCCTGGGAAATGAGAAGGGCTGTATGCAGTAGGGGCAGAGTCTATGGGTaatggatttcattttgctcagagaagtctcCGCTAACTgactgtgttttcctccttgaacagttccccaagcccagagtgaacaaatgtccaacagcagctccatcactgagttcctcctcctggcatttggagacacacgggagctgcagctcttgcacttcgggctcttcctgggcatctacctggctgcgctcctgggaaacggcctcatcatcactgccatagcctgtgaccaccacctccacacccccatgtacttcttcctcctcagcctctccctcctcgacctgggatccatctccaccactctccccaaagccatggccaattccctctgggacaccaaaAGCATCTcctatgcaggatgtgctgcacagctctttctgtttgtttttttcatttcaggagagtattttctcctcaccgtcatggcctatgaccgctacgttgccatctgcaaacccctgcactacgggaccctcctgggcagcagagcttgtgcccacatggcagcagctgcctggggcagtgggtttctcactgctctgctgcacacggccaatacattttccctacccctctgccacggcaatgctgtggaccagttcttctgtgaaatcccccagatcctcaagctctcctgctcagatgcctacctcagggaagttgggctaatTGTGGTCAGTGCCTGTTTaggatttgggtgttttgttttcattgtggtgtcctatgtgcagatcttcagggccgtgctgaggatcccctctgagcagggacggcacaaagccttttccacgtgcctccctcacctggccgtggtctccctgtttatcagcactgccatgtttgcctacctgaagcccccctccatctcctccccatctctggacctggtggtggctgtTCTGTACTCAGCGGTGCCTCCAgccatgaaccccctcatctacagca contains:
- the LOC129201223 gene encoding olfactory receptor 14C36-like codes for the protein MSNSSSITEFLLLAFGDTRELQLLHFGLFLGIYLAALLGNGLIITAIACDHHLHTPMYFFLLSLSLLDLGSISTTLPKAMANSLWDTKSISYAGCAAQLFLFVFFISGEYFLLTVMAYDRYVAICKPLHYGTLLGSRACAHMAAAAWGSGFLTALLHTANTFSLPLCHGNAVDQFFCEIPQILKLSCSDAYLREVGLIVVSACLGFGCFVFIVVSYVQIFRAVLRIPSEQGRHKAFSTCLPHLAVVSLFISTAMFAYLKPPSISSPSLDLVVAVLYSAVPPAMNPLIYSMRNHEIKYALRKLMTGCFPETINCLFTSSEYS